The nucleotide sequence AGTTCGGCAAGCTGATCGGCGAATTCCAGGTCCTCCAGCACCGCGCCGCCCACCTGTTCGGCGAGATCGAGATCGCGCGCGCCGCCACCTGGAAGGCTGCCGAGCTGCTCGACAAGGGCGACGAGCGCTCGGGCATCATGACCCATGTCGCCAAGGCCAAGGCCGGCCGCGTTTCCGCTCTTGCCGTGCAGGAAGCGGTGCAGATGCACGGCGGCATCGGCATGACCGACGAACATGACATCGGCCTCTACATGAAGCGCGAGAAGGTGCTCGACGCCCTGTTCGGCGACTCCAACTATCATGCGCGCATGGTGCAGGTGATGGGCCGCCGCTGACCCACGACCTTCCCGTTGCGCGGCAATGCGGAAAGTAGGCGCCCCCGCTGGTGGGGAGTGGAGGGGCGGGGCTGCTCCTTGAGATCAAGCATGATGCCCCGAGCCTCTTGCGAACGTTTCTCATTATCGTTAGCAAGATCCCATGATCGTCTGCTGCTGCAACGCGATTCGCGAAACAGAGGTGCGGGAAGCCGCCCGCACCGGCGCCTGCAGCGTCGGCCAGGCCTATGCCCGCAAGGGCTGCAAGGTGAAGTGCGGCAGCTGCCTTCCCTTCGCCAAGGCGATCATCAGCGAAGAGCGCGCGGCGCTCGCCGCCAACCCGCCCAAGGTCGCCGCCTGACAACGCCAGTTGCGAACGACTCTTGCAAGTCGTTCGCGCTTCGTTTCGCGCCCCGACCTTGGTAAGGGCAGCGCCATGAAGGGCGATCCAAAAGTCATCGAGCTGCTCAACGAAGCGCTCAAGCTCGAACTCACCGCAATCAACCAATATTGGCTGCATTACCGGATGCTCGACAATTGGGGCGTCCGGAAGCTCGCCGAATATGAGCGGCACGAGTCCATCGACGAGATGAAGCATGCCGACCGCTTCGCCGAGCGGGTCCTGTTCCTCGAAGGGCTGCCCAATTTCCAGGCGCTGGCCAGGCTTCGCATCGGCGAGACGGTCGAGGAGATCCTCAAGGCCGACCTCGAGGCGGAATATGAGGCTGCAAAGCTCTACCGCGAGGCGGCGGACTATTGCGACAGCGTCCGCGACTTCGTCAGCCGCGACCTGTTCGTGGGCGTCCTCGCCGACGAGGAAAAGCACATCGACTATATCGAGACCCAGTTCGAGATGATCGCCCGCATGGGCCTCCAGAACTACATCCAGCTCAACAGCGAGGCCGCCGGCGCGCACGACTGAGTTGGTCCGAGGCGAAGACCTCGATCGGTCGTCACGCCGGGCTTGACCCCGCGTCCGCCTTCCTTCTTCCTCCGTCACGAGGAAGGCAGGCGGTTAACGGGTGCGGCCCGGAGCGCCGAATGAGGGGGGCTTCATGACCATCCAGACCGGCGAGCGTTTCGCCACGCTCGACATCGTCCGCGGGATCGCGGTGATGGGCATCCTCGCGATGAACATCCTCGCCTTCGCCGACGTGCCCGCCGCCTATTTCAACCCGCTCGCCCAGACCGTCACCGCCCGCACCGGCGATCTCCTCGCCTATGCCGGGCAGTTCCTCCTGTTCGACGGCAAGATGCGCGGGCTCTTCTCCTTCCTGTTCGGCGCCTCGCTGCTCCTCTTGTCGGAGAAGATGACGACCGGCCTCGTCCGCCGGCGCCTGTTCTGGCTGCTGATGTTCGGCGCCATCCACTTCTACCTCATCTGGTGGGGCGACATCCTCATCGGATACGCGCTGATCGGCTTCCTCGCGCTCGCCTTCCGCAACGCCAGCCCGCGCGCGCTGATCATCACCGCGGTCGTGCTGATCGCCATCCAGTTCGCCATCTTCCTCGCCATGACCGGCTATGCGCTGACGCTGCAGACGGCCATCAACGCGGGCACCGCGTCGGCGGACGAGCTCAAGGCGTGGGAGGAGATGACCCGCGACACCATTCTTCCGAGCGATGCGCATCGGGCCACGGTGATCGCCCTTTATTCCGGCTCCTGGGCCGAGATCGCTCACCACCAGCTGACCGAGAAGACCTTCTTCCCGCTCGCCGGCCTGTTCGCCTTTGGCTGGGAGACACTCGCCTACATGCTGCTCGGCATGGCGTCGCTGAAGAGCGGGC is from Sphingomonas sp. LHG3406-1 and encodes:
- a CDS encoding (2Fe-2S)-binding protein; this translates as MIVCCCNAIRETEVREAARTGACSVGQAYARKGCKVKCGSCLPFAKAIISEERAALAANPPKVAA
- the bfr gene encoding bacterioferritin; this encodes MKGDPKVIELLNEALKLELTAINQYWLHYRMLDNWGVRKLAEYERHESIDEMKHADRFAERVLFLEGLPNFQALARLRIGETVEEILKADLEAEYEAAKLYREAADYCDSVRDFVSRDLFVGVLADEEKHIDYIETQFEMIARMGLQNYIQLNSEAAGAHD
- a CDS encoding DUF418 domain-containing protein, with translation MTIQTGERFATLDIVRGIAVMGILAMNILAFADVPAAYFNPLAQTVTARTGDLLAYAGQFLLFDGKMRGLFSFLFGASLLLLSEKMTTGLVRRRLFWLLMFGAIHFYLIWWGDILIGYALIGFLALAFRNASPRALIITAVVLIAIQFAIFLAMTGYALTLQTAINAGTASADELKAWEEMTRDTILPSDAHRATVIALYSGSWAEIAHHQLTEKTFFPLAGLFAFGWETLAYMLLGMASLKSGLLTGAWENRRYAKWALVTLAIALPIYLVALRFLFRSEWAAPAVFLWGFAATVPARPLMVVGIACLIILVTRRGGALVERIAAAGRAAFSNYLGTSIVMTGIFYGWGAGLYARLGRVELLLVVLAAWALMLLWSRPWLERFRYGPLEWAWRSLTYWRLEPMRRLP